The window GACCCCTGACCCCTGACCCCTGACCCGTACCCTTTAATACGAGGATAACGAGATAATGAATCTGAAAGAATTCTTTTTTGGCAGGAACAAGACCGCCGAAGCGGTGATCCGTGATGTGGACAAGATCCTCAGGCGGAAGATGTCTCCTGTTTTCAAGCAGTACGGGGTGGAGGCGGAGACCTTTATGACCCCGCTCAAGTGGCAGCCGCTGGTGCTGGTGATCGGCAACTACTCCTCCGGCAAGTCCACCCTGATCAATGAACTGCTCGGCAAGCAGGTCCAGCGCACCGGCCAGGCGCCCACGGACGACTGCTTCACCATTCTCACCGGACTTGGTCCCAACCAGGAAGAGTCGCCCGAGGTGCCTGGTTCCACCTTGGTCAATGATGAACAACTGCCATTTGCCTCGCTGCGGCAGTACGGCGAGAGTCTGCTTGCCCACCTGCGGCTCAAGCGGGTCGATGCCCCGATCTTGAAGGACCTGGCGATCATCGATACCCCGGGAATGCTCGATTCGGTTACTGAAAAGGACCGGGGCTACGACTACCTCGGCGTGGTGCGCGAACTGGCCCGCCTGGCCGACGTGATTCTATTGATGTTCGATCCCCACAAGGCCGGGACGATCAAGGAGACCTACCGGGCGATCCGCTCCACCCTGCCGGAGGCGGCCGGTGAAGACCGGGTGCTCTACGTGCTCAACCGGATCGACGAGTGCGATAACATCGCCGACCTGGTCCATTCCTACGGCACCCTGTGCTGGAACCTGTCCCAGATGACCGGCCGCAAGGACCAGCCCCGGATATACCTGACCTATGCCGAGGGCGGTTCAGCAGTGAACCACGGGGTCTCGGTATGGGCCGCTGAACGGGAAAAGCTGAAGCAGGCGGTGAAAACAGCGCCGCAGATGCGCCTCAATCATATTCTCAACGAGGTGGACCGGGGGGGCAGGGAGTTTTCCCTGATGGTGGAGGCCATGGCAAACTTTAAAAAGGGGTTTTCCCGCCGCCTGGGCCAGGTCACCCTGACCGGGATCATTGCCTCGCTCCTGGCCTTCCTGTTCGGCGACATGGCGGTGAGCATGTTGACCGGCGTGCCGGATATTTTTTTGATCAAGGCGGTGGTGACCGGCAAGTTTGCCCCCAGCCACCTGGTCTGGCCCCTGACCGGGGTCTTTCTCGTACTGGGCCTGGTGTCGATTGTCCTGCACCGGTGGCTTTTTCCCGGGTATGTGAAAAGGGTGCTGGCGGATATCGACTGCCTGCTCCCCCTGGAAACCGCCTATAAAAAAGACCTGTGGCAGCGGATCCGCAACCGGGTGGAGGAACTTGTCCGCAGCCATCCCTGGAAGCAGGCCCGGATCGGGCATGAACGTAATCTGCAACGGGTCGAACAGTTCCTGGAACACGATCTGCCGCTTCTCTATGACCGGATCATGAAAGGATAGATGACAGAGGACAGTGGACCCGCCTTCGCCATCCGCCTTCGCCTGAAGGCTACGGCGGATAAAAGGCTTCGGCGTGGCACGCAGTGGACGGTAAACCAAGAACCAAGAACCAAGAACGGAAGCTGGAAAAAACCGTGGGCGTAAGGTTTCGGTAAACCCCGTACGTTTGAGATTGGACCGGGAAAGGGGTTTTCTTATACCGAACGGTGTAGCGGACCCTGAGCCGCAGCCGTGATGGCAAAAGCGGAAATTGAAACAACTTCCGCATGATATGCTTATGGCTTTCGAGTCGCCGTTGCGGCGAAGCGAGTTCCTGTTTGATAGCCTGTTTATGAACAGCCGGCCCTTCTCAATGGAGCGGCCGTTGGTAGAAGAAGACCCCTTTCCCGATAGGAGGGGGTTTACTGAATGTTTACCCGTGGGCAGTGATCGTGGCCCGGATATCATATTTTCAGTACTCGGATTTTTATAATTCCTCCGGCACAAAGGTAACCACATCATCGATCCGGCCGGTGTCTAAGAGGAGCATGAGCAGCCGGTCCACCCCCAGGGCGATGCCAGCGGACTCGGGCATGTCTTGCAAGGCAACGAGAAATCGTTCCGGCATGGGCCCGGGTTCCCGGCCCTGTGCCCTGATTTTTTCCCGCTCCAGTTCAAAGCGGCGTCGTTGTTCGCCGGGATCGGTCAGTTCGGAGAACCCATTGGCCAACTCCAATCCGTTGATATAAAGCTCGAACCGTTCGGCAACCCCTGGATCGCTCGATTTCAGCCGGGCCAGGGATCCGAGTTCCGCCGGGTAGTCGTGGAGCAGGCAGGGCCGGCCATGGCCCAGCCGGGGTTCGATCTCCTGGCAGAGAATTTCATCGAACCGGTCGCTTGCCAGGGCCTCGACCGGGGCGGAGGTGGTGTATCGGGCAAAGGCCCGGGCCACGGTGAGCCGTTCCCAGGGCGGGCTCAGCTCGATTCGTTGGCCGCCGACCAGCAGGGCCGAGCCCCGGCCCGTTATCCCGGGAAAGGAAGCGCATTCCCGGGCCAGGAAATTTAACAAAGATTCGCAGTCAGCCATCAGGTCCTGATAACTGCTTTCACTCCGGTACCACTCCAGCATGGTGAACTCTTCAAGGTGACGCTCTCCCCTTTCGCCTTGGCGGAAGCATCCGCAGATCTGGAATATCCTCGGGCAGCCGCCGGCCAGCAGCTGTTTCATGTAAAGTTCGGGCGAGGTCTGCAGGTACCAGGAGCCGGCCGGTATCGGTTCGATGCAGGCCTCGGGCGCCGGGGCCGGGGTCCGCGCCGGGGTGTCCACCTCCAGGAAATCCCGGTCAAGAAAAAAACAGCGGATCGCCCGGATAAGGGCGGCCCGCCGCTGCAGTGTCTGAAAAGTAAGCATCGGAGAAACAGGTAGGACCGAAGCGGTCCAGTCTATTTTTTGTAACCGTCCACCAGGGGCAGTTCCCCGGGCCCCCTGTGTTTTTCTATTTTTTTACCCGGGTCATATAGGAGCCGGTCCGGGTATCGATCTGAATCATTTCGCCCTCTTCAATGAACGGCGGCACCTGGAGGACATGGCCGGTCTCCACGGTTACCGGTTTGGTGTCGCTGCCCGAGGTGTCGCCCTTGACCCAGGGATCGGCCCTGATCACGGTGAGGTTGACGAAGTTGGGCAGGGTGACGCCGATCGGCCGTTCGTTGAAAAGCAGCACCTGCACCTCCATGTTGTCGATCAGGAAGTTGACGCTATCACCCATCTGTTCAGCGCTGATGGCCAGCTGTTCGTAATTGGCGAGATCCATGAAGTGGAATTCGTCGCCCTGGGAGTAGAGGAACTGCATGTTCCGCTCGGCCAGGTCCGGCTTGTCGAATTTGTCGTTGGAACGGAAGGTGCGC is drawn from Desulfobacterales bacterium and contains these coding sequences:
- a CDS encoding dynamin family protein, whose amino-acid sequence is MNLKEFFFGRNKTAEAVIRDVDKILRRKMSPVFKQYGVEAETFMTPLKWQPLVLVIGNYSSGKSTLINELLGKQVQRTGQAPTDDCFTILTGLGPNQEESPEVPGSTLVNDEQLPFASLRQYGESLLAHLRLKRVDAPILKDLAIIDTPGMLDSVTEKDRGYDYLGVVRELARLADVILLMFDPHKAGTIKETYRAIRSTLPEAAGEDRVLYVLNRIDECDNIADLVHSYGTLCWNLSQMTGRKDQPRIYLTYAEGGSAVNHGVSVWAAEREKLKQAVKTAPQMRLNHILNEVDRGGREFSLMVEAMANFKKGFSRRLGQVTLTGIIASLLAFLFGDMAVSMLTGVPDIFLIKAVVTGKFAPSHLVWPLTGVFLVLGLVSIVLHRWLFPGYVKRVLADIDCLLPLETAYKKDLWQRIRNRVEELVRSHPWKQARIGHERNLQRVEQFLEHDLPLLYDRIMKG
- the genX gene encoding EF-P lysine aminoacylase GenX, whose amino-acid sequence is MLTFQTLQRRAALIRAIRCFFLDRDFLEVDTPARTPAPAPEACIEPIPAGSWYLQTSPELYMKQLLAGGCPRIFQICGCFRQGERGERHLEEFTMLEWYRSESSYQDLMADCESLLNFLARECASFPGITGRGSALLVGGQRIELSPPWERLTVARAFARYTTSAPVEALASDRFDEILCQEIEPRLGHGRPCLLHDYPAELGSLARLKSSDPGVAERFELYINGLELANGFSELTDPGEQRRRFELEREKIRAQGREPGPMPERFLVALQDMPESAGIALGVDRLLMLLLDTGRIDDVVTFVPEEL
- the efp gene encoding elongation factor P; translated protein: MYTASDLRKGLKIEIDGDPYLVIDFQFAKPGKGQALYRTKLRNMLNGNQFERTFRSNDKFDKPDLAERNMQFLYSQGDEFHFMDLANYEQLAISAEQMGDSVNFLIDNMEVQVLLFNERPIGVTLPNFVNLTVIRADPWVKGDTSGSDTKPVTVETGHVLQVPPFIEEGEMIQIDTRTGSYMTRVKK